From the genome of Lepus europaeus isolate LE1 chromosome 23, mLepTim1.pri, whole genome shotgun sequence:
TCAGCGCTTACGACAGCCCACTATTCCTGCTGAAAACTCAGAGCAAACGCTCATGAGCGCGAGCCCCACGGCCACAGGGGGAAGAGCAGTATGGGTGGGCCGCAGGAGCCCAGGTCAACTCCACTGCTCAGTTCTGAGCCGCAGCCCGAGCCTTAGGGGTGCTCTGGCCTGCCCAGGACATTCCACATCTGTTTTTAAGAGGGGGATATCTACAAGCATGTGGCCGGCCTCAGGAGTGGAGTGAGGAGAACTGAGGGATGGGGTGAGAAATGGCAAGAGACTGCACCCCAGGTGGATGGGGCTGCCCCAAAGGTAGCAAAGATTTTAGGTTGATTCTGCCAGGGTGGACGGTGATGCCGCTTTCCTCATTTGGTGACTGTttacctgtgtgtatgtgtgtgtgtgtgcatgcctgctgCCATGCCCAGAgccggaagggagggaggggaggcggaGCCCTGTAAGCTTTCTTCCTTGTGAAATTAAAGATTAAACGGGAAGTGAAGAAAGGTCAGCATACACAAATACTTTGCACTGGCACAGGTCTAAGCCAAATCACTTTTAAGAAAAGATAGTCTTGGCTTTAGGCTTCTTGAGGTTCTTGAAACCCATGACCTTGTATTCCATGGACAGTAAACCCTTCgaggtaggggccagtgctgtggccctagtctgcagcactggcatcccatgtgggtgctggttcaagtcccggctgctccacttctgacccagttctctgctatggcctgggataacagctgaagatggcccaagtgcttgggcccctgcacccatgtgggagaccgggaagaatctcctggcttctgattggtgcagctgtggccattgcggccaattggggaatgaaccagtgcatggaagacctctctctctctctgcctttctgtaactctttcaaataaataaattaattaattaataaacaaacaaaaacctgtgaGGTTGTCCCAGGCCTGAGGAAGCTTCTGGGATCTGGGCCGGCATAGGATCTGCACACAGCTAGGTTGAGATTAGCAGTGAGATGAAGTGAAGCCACCTGCTGAGGGAGCAGGAGTCACAGGGGCTCGCGAGAGTCCCTGAACTATGGGCGAGGGCGTGGTGTGCCCTGACGGCAGCTGGCATGGCCTGTGTcagcagggccagagctgggttctGAGTAAGTCACCTCCACTCGCTCTCTGCTCCACCCTGGGAGCCTGCGGCCCAGCTCAGACTGCAAGCCCTCAGAGCCACCTGGGCACCCCCGCCCCCGGTGGTGGGCAGCACGCAGCCCCTTCTGCCCTTCCGTTCAGTAGCCATGCTTAAACAGCTCCTCTTCCTGTGTCTGGCAGCAGGCACGGCCACTGAGCACCCTGGCGACGCTGACAGAGGGCTTTCCAAGCCCCGCAGGGTTCCTGGGAGTGCTTGGGTCTTGGGTACACACACCTTGGGCCTTGCAGAATCTCTGGCTCCAGAGGGCAGAGTCCAGGggacagaagggagagagggagggtgggcagTGGGAGCCCCGGTCTCTATATGGCTGCAGTTCTGACGGGCCTGGCTGTCTGGTGGCTGCCAGCTCCTAGGGGGTCTCCTACAAGGGGCTGACCTGCACGCTGTTCGTCTTCTTCCACCTGGCCTGGCGGCTGCACGTCAACTTCCTCTACCTCTACACCATGGCTTCCATGATGCTCAACGTGCGTCTGCAGGTTCACACTGAGGACCCACCGAAGGTCCTCCCCAGACCCACCGAGGAGCACTAAGCACGAGGGACGGCagtgggggcctgggggagggaggagatgctGGGACGGGCTCCTGCATGGCCTTGTGAGATGCCAGATAGCCCTGGCCCTGCGAGGCGTGGTCGTTGGGATGGAGAGGGGGTCCTCGCGGGCCAGGCCTCTGGCTTCACCAAATGCTTCCGTCCTTGCAAGAACCGGGGGTAAGAGACTCAGCTGCCACCTTTGCTGCCCATGGGGTGGGGTAAGGGGGGAACCTTGGACCTGCTCTCCAGGAGCTGTGTGGGGGTCGGGCGGGATGGGCCGGCAGGAGCACAGGGTTGGGGGGAAGGGTGAGGCGCTGAGCGTGAGGAGCCGCGTCCGTGTGCGGGGAGGACCTCCGCCTCTCTGAGGGTGTTGAGGCGCGCGCCCCGGCGCCCTGGGGACCAGCGGATCCGTCTGGTGGGCGCTGAGGCACTCATAGTGCAGTAAAAATAGCAGGATTACTTTTCCAGCTGGCCTCGGATGGTTTCTTTCGCGGTAAGTCGGAATGCCAACCGCGCGGCCCCTGCGGAATCCCAGCTCGGGTGCGTGCGCGTGGAGGCCGCGAGTCCACGGCCCCACTGCGGCTCCGCGGGACTGGGGCCGGGTCCTCCAGCATCCGTGGATGCCACTGTTTCTGCAGCGGGGCCGAGGCCCTGTGGCGAGCGTGCGGCCCAAGGGCGTCTTCCACACCCAGGTTTTTCCCTTCAGCAGGTAACTTTAATGATGCTCATTTAAGAGCGTGAGTTTTTAAGGACTCCCAAAGCGAGGCTGaaagcagccatttgcgggggcGGAGGATTACTGAGTGCAACTATCAATTTATGATGCGTGCCGAACTCCTACCCCACATGCTATTTTAGTGTTTTGGAAAGGTTCTTTAGCATAGTaaatgttgttgctgttgttattattattattattattattattattattaatttttaagagtGCACGTCGGAAAGTTCACAGAGGGGCCggtgagtgggttaagctgctgcctccaagctcgcatcccacatgggtgccggttggagttttggctgctcggcttctgatccagctccctgttaatgcgtctgggaaaacagtggacgatggcccaagtgcttgggcccctgcacccacgtgagagacctggatggagttcctggctcctggttttggtctggccctgccctggctgttgtggccatttggggagtgaaccagtagatgaaaaacctctcccccaccctgctgtctgtaactctgcctttcaaataaataaaacaaatctttaaaaaaaaaaaagtccatggaaaaatgtaattaaaag
Proteins encoded in this window:
- the LOC133752231 gene encoding LOW QUALITY PROTEIN: small integral membrane protein 10-like protein 2A (The sequence of the model RefSeq protein was modified relative to this genomic sequence to represent the inferred CDS: inserted 1 base in 1 codon; substituted 1 base at 1 genomic stop codon), giving the protein MAAVLTGLAVXVAASSXGVSYKGLTCTLFVFFHLAWRLHVNFLYLYTMASMMLNVRLQVHTEDPPKVLPRPTEEH